A single region of the Pararge aegeria chromosome 18, ilParAegt1.1, whole genome shotgun sequence genome encodes:
- the LOC120631614 gene encoding uncharacterized protein LOC120631614, whose translation MLEFSTCCFCVPLRIGCLILGYLHLVAASVLTIITILTLTAVGAVVANSDIQVNQSVVDALIAISVIVLLLLVILLPASIMFVVGLHKERRLYVKIYLIYYLIFTILYFIMFIVRCSTLPPDLSYTLTTLAEILLSVYFLLVIRSHWVAMDGSNFNSSQRV comes from the exons ATGCTAGAATTTTCTACGTGCTGCTTCTGCGTGCCGCTGAGGATCGGATGTCTTATCTTGGGTTATTTGCATCTG GTGGCAGCGTCAGTTCTCACAATCATTACTATACTGACCTTGACTGCAGTGGGAGCCGTGGTCGCCAATTCAGATATCCAGGTCAACCAAAGTGTCGTCGACGCTCTGATAGCTATTTCCGTCATCGTACTCCTCCTACTCGTGATCTTGTTGCCCGCCTCTATAATGTTTGTTGTTGGATTACACAAG GAACGCCGGCTGTACGTCAAGATTTACTTGATATACTATTTGATCTTTACCATCCTCTACTTTATTATGTTCATCGTGAGATGTTCAACCCTGCCACCTGACTTGAGCTACACTTTAACTACGTTGGCAGAAATAC TTCTCAGCGTGTATTTCCTGCTCGTCATTAGAAGCCACTGGGTCGCTATGGACGGGAGTAACTTCAACAGTTCTCAAAGAGTGTGA
- the LOC120631364 gene encoding symplekin has translation MASKYQQGSNIIAQNQLVQWINEAGMSEGKKKANLLRKIIEVLLHQVPQMVPIYMDNILSYISDKTTEVKKLVVGFIEELSKSHQSLLPKIITQLQLLVIDPVVAVQKRAIQAASLVYRNVLLWIYDGTASISDMQYVWEQLAKLKLLILNLIDSENEGIRTFSIKFLEEMVVLQSTNPTTDTEDEFSLDRLPANLPFVKRTAMEEESEHIFKLLLKFHNSQHISSVNLMACMTTLCIVAKMRPNYLASVIQALGDLHTTLPPTLSQSQVNSVRKHLKMQLLILIKHPAAGDLMPQLTQLLLDIGMTPQEINKTLPKERRNKRLGEIKNGDTPAKRYRIDSPQSATGSDSNSNSRSDFNIFDEDSNQQTLPIVITKASVTEDSLFEGLNNVDNVVNLVMATLLNNLPSNMSDGFITEYKPIPNSGSKVQKRSLAKMMLALINDDQQPANTSSNVIPPIFDAEAKIPLLIDDDEKLTLKNAVAKLQESTKADKLMENAVTKLMEETRQEHIKEEERKTKEKEKLIPPPTPTVPKLKQKVKLLKLQELTRPIPKEIKEKLILQAVERILRAEKESIIGGAVQIRSKFITIFASSYTPEIRELVLNYILEEPLNRIDLALSWLYEEYAFMQGFNRHPATLQPKLHDKHDENYNQLLCALITQVSERGDPIIEASKDVLLRKIYLEAPAVTDEAVEYLKHLVSDEKLAFLALEILEELCIMRPPRAHKFVAALVSHVLSENDEIRDLALKTTIKIYKRSTEATKKVIKKHALLYLGFISLSTPPQELFGNRHVNRIWTDDLYKMCLNLVMALFSEKEEIIIEIARVYGCADAEAKRCVLRQLEGPLKAALNKPVPSDPEDISDPKPGQLRPAFEALLEECPRGAETLLTKLVHILTEKAPPTPELVSRVRELYTTRVSDVRFLVPVLNGLSKKEVFAALPKLIKLNPPVVKEVFNKLLGLQSASDEQCPVTPEELLVALHLIDPSKADLKYIIKATALCFAVKHIYTQDVLSAVLQRLAEETEIPVLMMRTVLQALTLYPALGPLALNILQLLIEREVWNNKVAWEGWVKCCERLGSSAVPVLAELPLRALALLPPHLATLCPQAPSYTQNAMEPVPPGME, from the exons caAGTCTCATCAGAGCCTTCTACCTAAAATTATTACACAGCTGCAACTATTAGTGATTGACCCTGTCGTCGCTGTACAGAAGAGGGCGATCCAGGCGGCGAGCTTAGTGTACAGAAATGTACTGTTATGGATTTATGACGGCACTGCTAGTATATCGGACATGCAGTATGTGTGGGAACAGCTTGCCAAGCTGAAG CTCCTGATATTGAACTTGATTGATAGTGAAAATGAGGGTATTCGAACATTTTCGATAAAGTTTCTTGAAGAGATGGTCGTATTACAAAGTACCAATCCCACCACGGATACAGAAGATGAATTCAGTCTTGATCGTTTGCCAGCAAATCTACCATTCGTCAAAAGGACTGCTATGGAAGAGGAGTCAGA GCACATATTCAAGCTGCTACTAAAATTTCACAACTCCCAGCACATATCAAGCGTAAACCTCATGGCTTGTATGACTACTTTATGTATAGTCGCAAAAATGAGACCCAATTATTTAGCAAGCGTTATCCAAGCTTTGGGAGATCTCCATACAACACTACCGCCTACTTTGTCCCAATCCCAGGTTAATTCTGTGCGGAAACATTTAAAGATGCAGCTGTTAATACTGATCAAACATCCAGCCGCTGGCGATTTGATGCCACAGCTGACCCAACTACTGCTAGATATAGGAATGACTCCccaagaaataaacaaaactttacCAAAAGAAAGGAGGAATAAAAGACTGGGAGAGATAAAAAATGGTGACACGCCAGCAAAACGTTATAGAATAGATTCTCCGCAAAGTGCTACTGGAAGTGACAGTAACAGCAACAGTCGAAGTGATTTCAACATATTTGACGAAGATAGCAACCAGCAAACTTTGCCAATTGTAATAACTAAAGCGTCTGTAACAGAAGACTCATTATTCGAGGGACTCAATAACGTCGATAATGTTGTTAACCTAGTTATGGCGActctattaaataatttaccaaGCAATATGTCAGATGGTTTTATAACTGAATACAAGCCCATACCTAATTCTGGATCTAAAGTTCAGAAACGTAGTCTGGCGAAAATGATGCTTGCGTTAATAAACGACGACCAACAACCGGCAAATACTAGTAGCAACGTTATTCCACCCATATTTGACGCCGAAGCCAAAATACCTTTACTAATAGATGACGATGAAAAGTTAACTCTTAAAAACGCAGTAGCCAAACTCCAAGAATCTACAAAAGCGGATAAGCTAATGGAGAACGCAGTGACAAAACTTATGGAAGAAACTAGACAGGAACATATCAAAGAGGAAGAGAGAaagacaaaagaaaaagaaaagttgATTCCGCCTCCCACACCAACAGTTCCTAAGctaaaacaaaaagttaagCTGCTAAAACTGCAAGAACTAACTCGTCCTATAcctaaagaaataaaagaaaagttgaTCTTACAAGCTGTTGAAAGGATTTTGAGGGCAGAGAAGGAAAGTATAATAGGTGGTGCAGTTCAGATCCGTTCGAAATTCATTACGATTTTCGCATCAAGCTATACTCCGGAAATAAGGGAATTAGTACTCAATTATATATTGGAGGAACCGCTCAATAGGATTGATTTGGCTCTATCCTGGTTGTATGAGGAGTATGCGTTCATGCAAGGGTTTAACAGACACCCGGCAACGCTACAGCCAAAATTACACGACAAACACGATGAGAATTACAATCAACTGCTATGCGCTTTGATAACGCAAGTCTCAGAAAGGGGTGATCCGATAATAGAAGCCAGCAAGGATGTTCTGTTAAGGAAGATTTACTTGGAAGCGCCCGCAGTTACTGATGAGGCGGTTGAATATTTGAAGCATTTAGTCTCCGACGAGAAGTTGGCTTTCCTTGCACTGGAAATTTTAGAGGAGCTGTGTATTATGAGACCTCCCAGAGCACATAAATTCGTAGCCGCTTTGGTCTCTCATGTCT TGAGTGAGAACGATGAGATACGCGATCTGGCTCTCAAAACCACCATCAAAATATACAAGAGGAGCACGGAAGCTACGAAAAAAGTCATAAAGAAACACGCTCTATTGTACCTCGGATTTATTTCACTGTCCACACCGCCGCAGGAGCTGTTCGGGAACAGACACGTTAACAGAATATGGACAGATGACCTTTATAAGATGTGCCTAAACCTTGTAATGGCGTTGTTTTCGGAGAAAGAAG aaataataatcGAAATAGCGCGCGTATATGGATGCGCAGACGCAGAAGCCAAGCGCTGTGTGCTACGCCAGCTAGAAGGGCCATTAAAGGCTGCACTAAACAAGCCGGTACCGTCCGACCCAGAAGATATAAGCGACCCGAAACCCGGACAGCTCCGGCCCGCTTTCGAAGCGCTATTGGAAGAATGTCCGCGCGGGGCGGAAACTTTGCTGACCAAGCTTGTCCATATTCTGACAGAAAAGG CCCCTCCCACCCCGGAGTTGGTGTCTAGAGTGCGCGAGTTGTACACAACGCGTGTGTCAGACGTGCGTTTCCTCGTGCCAGTGCTCAATGGATTGTCCAAGAAAGAA GTATTTGCTGCTTTACCGAAATTGATAAAACTCAACCCACCGGTAGTAAAAGAAGTTTTCAATAAACTCCTCGGTTTGCAGAGTGCAAGCGACGAACAGTGTCCAG TAACTCCCGAAGAGTTGCTGGTAGCCCTCCACCTGATCGACCCCAGCAAGGCGGATTTGAAGTACATCATAAAGGCGACTGCCCTGTGCTTTGCCGTCAAACACATCTACACCCAAGAC GTGTTATCAGCTGTGCTCCAGAGGTTAGCTGAAGAGACCGAGATTCCGGTTTTGATGATGCGAACCGTACTTCAAGCACTCACTCTGTACCCCGCCCTGGGACCACTAGCACTCAATATACTTCAGCTGTTGATTGAGAGAGAG GTGTGGAACAACAAAGTAGCCTGGGAGGGATGGGTGAAGTGCTGCGAGCGTCTTGGTAGTAGCGCGGTGCCGGTGTTGGCTGAGCTACCACTCCGGGCCCTCGCCCTCCTACCACCGCACCTCGCCACACTGTGTCCACAG GCGCCGTCGTACACACAAAACGCTATGGAGCCCGTGCCACCGGGGATGGAATAA
- the LOC120631365 gene encoding uncharacterized protein LOC120631365, translated as MIEFNTCCFCVPLRTGCLILGYLHLIASIILAIVSIVTLAAVGAVVASTDPENINDSAVAAIIAVYVIVLILVAVLLTFSILLVVGLHKERRGFVKAYLIYYLIFIILYSIMFVRCSTLPPDAGYIVGTLIQILLSVYFLLVIRSHWVTMGESNFNSA; from the exons ATGATAGAATTTAATACATGCTGCTTTTGCGTGCCGCTGAGGACCGGGTGCTTGATCCTGGGGTATTTGCATctg ATTGCGTCGATAATCCTCGCCATCGTTTCCATTGTCACTCTGGCGGCCGTAGGCGCTGTAGTTGCGTCTACAGACCCCGAGAACATCAATGACAGTGCAGTGGCCGCCATCATAGCTGTTTACGTCATCGTGCTTATACTGGTCGCGGTATTGCTGACGTTCTCAATTCTACTGGTTGTTGGATTGCATAAG gaACGCCGTGGCTTTGTGAAGGCTTACCTGATATACTATTTGATCTTCATCATCCtctactccataatgttcgtgAGATGTTCAACATTGCCACCCGACGCGGGCTACATCGTCGGCACATTGATCCAGATAC TGCTCAGCGTATACTTCCTACTAGTTATCAGAAGCCACTGGGTCACGATGGGCGAAAGCAACTTCAACAGCGCTTAA